TACAGGCGCTGGGCGTCGAGCCGATGCCTGGCAGCCGAAAGGATTTTGATGAACAAATTCAGAAGGACACCTCCAAATGGGCCGACCTGGTACGCAAATCTGGTGCGACGGTTGACTGAATCATGAACGACAACTTCGAATATCTATTCGCGCCCAACTCAGTCGCCATCATAGGCGCCTCGGACAATCCGAACAAAATTGGCGGCCGACCAATACATTTTCTCAGGAAGTATGGGTTCAGGGGCGATGTCTATCCCGTAAATCCCGGTAGACAGATGGTCCAGGGCTATCGGGCATACAGCGATATCTTGGATGTGCCCAGCGTCCCCGACTCAGTAGTCATCGCCGTTGGCACTGATGCTGTGGCGGATCAGGTGGAGCGCTGTGCCCAGATGGGTGTAAGGGCCGCGGTGTTGATGAGTTCGGGCTTTGGCGAGCTGGGCGAAAAGGGCCGCGCACGAGAACGGCGCCTGGTCGAGATCGCCAATGCATCGGGAATGCGGCTCATGGGGCCGAACTGCCAAGGCACGGCGAACTTCTCGAATGGCACGATCCTCAATTTCAGCACTATGTTCACGGACGTGGCCGCCCAAGATGGCCCCATTGGTATCGTGAGCCAGAGCGGTGCTGCAAGTGTGATGCCTTTTGCGCTACTGCGCCAAGCAGGGCTGGGTGTGCGCTACGTCATCGCTACCGGCAACGATGCTGATCTCGGGGCTTGCGCGATGGCAGAAGCGGTCGCGCGCGACGAAGACATCAAGCTCATATTGGTGTATCTCGAACAAATCTCTGAACCGCACCGCCTAGCCTCTGCTGCACGCATCGCGAAAGAACGAGGCGCCTACATCGTAGTGCTAAAGAGTGGGGGCAGTACAAAGGGCGCGTCTGCTGCGGCCTCGCACACTGGGGCTGTTGTGGGGAACGAAGCCGCGATCGATGCTTTCCTTGCTAGATCCGGGATCTGGCGCGCACGTGATATCCAAGATTTTATCTTGGCCGCACCACTCTATCTAAGTGACCGCCCAGTCGGGGCTGGACGCTCAGTTGCGATGAGCCATAGTGGAGCAGTTGCCGTAATGACTGCCGATCTTGCTGAGCGTGAAGGACTTGAACTCGCCGACTTAGCGGACGAAACAAAAACGCGCCTCACAGCCATCCTTCCGGATTTCGGCACGGCGCACAACCCTCTTGACACGACGGCTGCTGTCCTAAGTGATCCTACTATGTTCCCGCGCGTGCTCAGTGCGATCGGCCTGGACTCTCAGGCGGATACGGTGATGGTGAGTGTTCCCATGGCTGGGCCTGGCTACGATCTGGAGACGTTCGCCGACGCCGCGGCAGAGTTTGTACGTACCCAGAATAAGCCTATGG
This genomic interval from Bordetella genomosp. 8 contains the following:
- a CDS encoding acetate--CoA ligase family protein, which translates into the protein MNDNFEYLFAPNSVAIIGASDNPNKIGGRPIHFLRKYGFRGDVYPVNPGRQMVQGYRAYSDILDVPSVPDSVVIAVGTDAVADQVERCAQMGVRAAVLMSSGFGELGEKGRARERRLVEIANASGMRLMGPNCQGTANFSNGTILNFSTMFTDVAAQDGPIGIVSQSGAASVMPFALLRQAGLGVRYVIATGNDADLGACAMAEAVARDEDIKLILVYLEQISEPHRLASAARIAKERGAYIVVLKSGGSTKGASAAASHTGAVVGNEAAIDAFLARSGIWRARDIQDFILAAPLYLSDRPVGAGRSVAMSHSGAVAVMTADLAEREGLELADLADETKTRLTAILPDFGTAHNPLDTTAAVLSDPTMFPRVLSAIGLDSQADTVMVSVPMAGPGYDLETFADAAAEFVRTQNKPMVLSAPQPNVRAVFSARDIPVYATEADAIRALQQYTKHQQLRAALRESRVIEPIMGLPRGLQDEHRSLSLISDHGVPVVENILCNSPDEAVTAFHELGNVPVVVKGCAASIPHKSEHDLVYLHIRSTDDARRAAESCFAALKDMGITKPQVLVAKMVKGEHEIALGATVDAKLGPLVMIADGGTLVELRKDAVTLLAPFTAKQAREALARLRIAPLFQGYRGKPPLDVQALAEAAVALGDFAAGSRESLISVDINPVMVMPSGEGVLAVDAVVELNQ